CATTCCAGATGGAATAAACTCTGTATCCCAATGGTGTAATCGTAATTTTGAAATGGAAAGAAATCAGAAATTTGCACAGGTTACTAGAGATGCTTGTAAAAAGGCTTTCCCGAAGAATCCAAACAAATGGGTAGTCTTCCATGACCTACGTCACTCATATGCTATTCATCTTTTGAATAGGGGAGTATCACTTTCGCTTGTGTCTCAATGCTTGGGTAATTCAATTAGTGTATGTCAGACGTACTACACTGGGTATTGTTTGACTGACGACGCAATCAATTCGATTTCCAAGTCTTATGGTTGATGATGTAAGAAACGGTAGATTTAGAAATTCCAAACTCTCGAACCAATTGCCGGTATGATTTACCTGATTCGTGTTGTCGTCTAATTTCATCGGCAGTGGATTGATTGATCCTGGCATTGCTAACCACAGGTTTGTGTCCAAGCTCTCGATAGCGGTGCTCGTTGTTACGACCTTGAGTTACCTGCTCCAGGTTAGAGACGTGGTTATTGCTTGGGTTTCCATCTTTATGATTGATGACTAAGCTAGAATCCAATTCACCTAAATAGAATTGAAAGACAATTCGATGGACGGCAAGATGTTTATCTCTCCACTTTATACACTTGTATCCACGTTCTTTGGTCGTTTGATTAACTACTCGCGGCTTTTCAATTGGATGACCTTGTAAGCTCCTGAAGCTATAAACTGTACCATCATTGTTCGCAATGAACTGTCCAGAAGCAATCAGGTCTCTAATTACATCGTCGTTCTTGGAGCGCATTAGTGATTTTTGAAGATAGCAGAATTCTTCTTCCAGTAGGCAATGACGTCTTCAGAATTGATTCCCAGGGAACGAAGCATTTCAACTGCTTCAGCAGTGGTGTACTTACTGCGCAATCGAAGTACCTCGGTAAACAGTTGTGGGGTCAATACGGTTCGTTTCATCAATTATCTCTTTCGCTTTTAATCGTTGTTTAGGATTTTGAAAAACCGACTCTTCTCAGACACTGTTGGGGCGTAGGTTCCACCTTCATAGCGTTTTTGAAAGTCTGTAGGGGAGCGACGGACTACCGTGATGTAGCCAGAGTAAACCTCAAAACAGAAATTTACCGTTTCGAGGACGAACTCGTTTTCAGTCTCTTCCAAAGCTTTGGTTTCAACATCAAAGTGATCATCTAGCTTCAAGTTGGCGAGGAACGCTCCAAGATCAGAACCAAACGATTCACGAGTCTCCTGGAGAATCTTAAGCATCGCCACCTCTTGTTCCATCGCTCTAATAAACTTGTACATCCACTTATCCCTTCGTCGTATTACAGATGCAGTATTACATAAGCTTACAGAAAAGTCAACAAAAAAATTGACTTTGACTTAAGTTGCGCTCCAAAGGAGGTCCCAATCATCCTTTTTGACTGTTACTGCCGTTGAGAAGCCAAGGTGTTTCTTGACGTCATAAGTCGTCCGAAGAACCTTCAGTTCGCTTAGGTTTATAGTAATTCCTTTGGTTCGACCGTTGTTAACCGTCAGGATTTCACATCCATCAGCAATCAACTTATTTCTGGTCTCAAACATGTGTTGGACATCAATCATGTAAAGCCAGCCAGTTGATTCACAACGGACAACATAAAGAGAGCACCCATCGTTGATGGCCTTTTCAGATCCACCAGGGAAGGTTCCGTTTGTAGTGGTGTGGCTAATTTCATCGAAAATCTGAGATGTTCTTTCCACGAACTTGCACGACTTGATTTCAATGCTTCTTTCGATGCCTTCAGGTGAGGTTATGATGGCGTCTGCCTTCATGTAGGGGCCTGGTCTGAATGTGCATGAAGGGAACATAGAAACGAGCTTTAAATAGGCTGTTGTCTCCGACTTCAATCCCTCTTTCAGTTGCTCGCTATACTTGTAGCTTTTGAACTTCTTTTGGACGAAACGTTTTCTTTCACTCATCTGACTAAACCAACAATGCTTTCTGGCCATGAAACTCAATTCGATGTCCCTTGAACGAGTACAATCCATTCGTCACTTCTCTTGCTCCAAGTTCCAACAACTGAGAAACTGAGTTTATAGAACTCAATTCTGCTTCAAGCTTTAAACGCTCACTGTTGCGTTTCTCTCTTGCCCTTAGTGTACCTAGCTGGGTATCTGACAGCGTTAAGCCTAGGCGATTTACAAGCGTTTCAGCTACATCTGGATTGTTGGCTACTATCATAGCTGTAACTTTCTCTCGTCCTACAGGAGAAGTCGGTAGTTTGAACTTGTTTATAGCTTCAATCTTTCGATCAACGGACCAGTTAGGTACTTGAAGTATGGCTTTCAATTGTGAAGGTGAGATT
This region of Deltaproteobacteria bacterium genomic DNA includes:
- a CDS encoding HNH endonuclease yields the protein MRSKNDDVIRDLIASGQFIANNDGTVYSFRSLQGHPIEKPRVVNQTTKERGYKCIKWRDKHLAVHRIVFQFYLGELDSSLVINHKDGNPSNNHVSNLEQVTQGRNNEHRYRELGHKPVVSNARINQSTADEIRRQHESGKSYRQLVREFGISKSTVSYIINHKTWKSN